In Tessaracoccus sp. MC1865, the DNA window CTGGGCACCGGCTGGATCGCCGAACGGTTCTTCGACGCCGCGCACACGCACACGCAGCAGCGGCTGACCGCCGTCGGCTCCAGAACCCAGAGCAGGGCCGACGAGTTCGCGGCCCGGTTCCAGGCGCCCTGCGCGCACGACACCTACGAGGCCCTGGTAGCAGACCCTGATGTCGACATCGTCTACGTCGCCACGCCCCACAGCGAGCACCTGGCCAACGCGAAGCTGGCCATCGAGGCAGGCAAGCACGTGCTGGTGGAGAAGGCCTTCACCGAGACCGCAGCCCAGGCCCGCGAGCTCATCGACGCAGCCCGCGACGCCGGCGTCGCCGTGATGGAAGCCATGTGGACGCGGTTCATCCCCCACATGGATGTCATCCGCCAGCTGTTGGCCGACGGCGCGCTCGGCGAGATCGAGACCGTCTTCGCCGACCACGGCCAGTGGTTCGCCGACGACCCGGAGTCGCGGCTGTTCGACCCTTCCAAAGCCGGCGGCGCGATGCTCGATCTCGGCGTCTACCCCGTCTCCTTCATGCACTTCGCGCTCGGCTCCCCGGGCCGTGCGCTGTCACTCGGCACGCGGGCCTTCACCGGCGTCGACCGGCAGATCTCCGCCGTCTTCGACGGCTTCGAGGCTAGCCCGAACGCGAACGCGCTCATCAACACCACATGCAAGGCGCTCACGCCCACCCGCGCCTTCATTGCGGGCACGAAGGCCACCGTCGACGTGCCCACCTTCTTCTACGGCCCGCAGCAGTTCACCCTGCGCACCGTCGACGGCGAGACCCAGCTGAGCGAGCAGCCCACGCTGCTCGAGCACGAGGGGCTGGCCTACGAGGCCGCCCATTTCGCCACCATGGTGGCCGAGGGCCGCGTCGAATCCGAGTGGATGTCGTGGGACGAGACCCTCGCGGTGATGGACACGATGGAGGCGCTGATCACCTCGCTGCCGCGCGCCTGATGACCTTGACGATCTCCTCGTAGACCAGGACAGCGACGCCTGCGCCCACGGCCACCGCCCAGTGGGCCAGGTCGAGCGACGTGGTGCCGAACGCGTGCTGCAGGAACGGCACCTGCACGACGGCGACCTGCGCCAGCGCGGCCCCGAGCAGCGACACCCACAGCCACGTGTTGGTGAACAGGTGGCTGAAGGCGCTGCCCATGTCGGAGCGGGAGTTCAGCGCGTTGAACAGCTGCATCATCACCAGTGCGGTGAACACCGTGGTGCGCGCGACATCCAACTGCTGCTCAGTCCCGACGAGGTGCTCGAGCCCGCCGAGGAAGCCACCGGGCAGGCTCAGGTCGTAGATGACCAGGCTGATGAGGCCCATCACCAGGCCGGTGCCGATGATGCGCGCCCACATGTGGCCGTCGATGATCCGGTCGTCGTAGGCGCGCGGTTTGCGGCTCATCACGTCGTCGATCTCCGGGTCCACGCCCATGGCCAGCGCCGGCCCGGAATCGGTGACCAGGTTGATCCAGAGGATCTGGGTGGCCAGCAGGGGCACGACGGTGGCCCCGGGGTTGGCGGGATCCGCCAGGCCGATGAACGAGCCCAGCACCACGCCGAGGAACACCGTGGCGACCTCGCCCATGTTGGAGCTGAGCAGGTAGCGGATGAACTTCTTGATGTTGTCGAAGATGACCCGGCCCTGACGGACCGCGGCCACGATCGTGGCGTAGTTGTCGTCGCCGAGGATCATCTCCCCGGCCTCCTTGGTCACCTCGGTGCCGGTGATCCCCATCGCAATGCCGATGTCGGCAGATTTCAGCGCCGGGGCGTCGTTGACGCCGTCGCCGGTCATCGACACGATCTGGCGGTCCGCC includes these proteins:
- a CDS encoding Gfo/Idh/MocA family protein, with the translated sequence MITLPTSRVPDPMTAPPLRWGVLGTGWIAERFFDAAHTHTQQRLTAVGSRTQSRADEFAARFQAPCAHDTYEALVADPDVDIVYVATPHSEHLANAKLAIEAGKHVLVEKAFTETAAQARELIDAARDAGVAVMEAMWTRFIPHMDVIRQLLADGALGEIETVFADHGQWFADDPESRLFDPSKAGGAMLDLGVYPVSFMHFALGSPGRALSLGTRAFTGVDRQISAVFDGFEASPNANALINTTCKALTPTRAFIAGTKATVDVPTFFYGPQQFTLRTVDGETQLSEQPTLLEHEGLAYEAAHFATMVAEGRVESEWMSWDETLAVMDTMEALITSLPRA